Proteins encoded within one genomic window of Misgurnus anguillicaudatus chromosome 18, ASM2758022v2, whole genome shotgun sequence:
- the akirin2 gene encoding akirin-2, with protein sequence MACGATLKRTMDFDPLMNPASPKRRRCAPMSPSSSSSSPQKYLRMEPSPFGAVSSVLTTEQILSNIKQEYKRMQKRRHLESSFQQTDACCPIESQPHTSISSTATIAGTSSGSVSPSRREQPLFTLKQVGMICERLLKEREEKVKEEYDEILTTKLAEQYDAFVKFTHDQLMRRFGEQPASYVYHSLIRHMHVFSVYASLNILCFVFCRCVLSCQMMSDLLFFFCELLTLSMGSAGFPVLGLRVCVINTLSLYRSLSLFSGSVLPAINAH encoded by the exons ATGGCCTGCGGTGCCACTCTGAAACGGACTATGGATTTTGATCCTTTGATGAATCCGGCGTCTCCGAAGAGGAGGAGATGTGCGCCCATGTCCCCGTCCTCCTCCAGTTCCTCCCCGCAGAAGTACCTGCGCATGGAGCCGTCGCCCTTCGGCGCAGTGTCTTCAGTCCTAACCACAG AGCAAATTCTGAGCAACATCAAGCAGGAGTACAAGCGCATGCAGAAGAGAAGACATCTGGAGAGCAGTTTCCAACAGACCGACGCCTGCTGTCCTATTGAATCCCAGCCACACACCTCCATCAGCAGCACAGCCACGATAGCAG GCACCTCCTCTGGATCTGTGTCTCCGTCCAGACGAGAGCAGCCCTTGTTCACATTGAAACAGGTGGGAATGATCTGTGAACGTCTGCTGAAAGAGCGTGAGGAGAAGGTCAAAGAGGAGTACGATGAGATCTTGACCACCAAACTTGCAG AACAATATGATGCGTTTGTGAAGTTCACCCATGATCAGTTGATGAGGAGATTCGGGGAGCAGCCTGCCAGCTATGTGTATCACTCATTGATCAGACATATGCATGTGTTTTCAGTGTATGCATCtctaaatattttgtgttttgttttttgcagatGTGTCCTGAGTTGTCAGATGATGTCAGATCTACTCTTCTTCTTCTGTGAACTCTTGACACTCAGTATGGGTTCAGCTGGGTTTCCAGTGCTCGGCCTTAGAGTTTGTGTGAtcaacactctctctctctatcgttCTCTCTCTTTATTCAGCGGCTCAGTGCTTCCTGCCATCAATGCCCATTAA